GAGGATGCGGTAATCGTACGCTTTCAAGCGAATGCGAATTCTGTCTTTTCCAATCACGTTTTCTCTCGATGCCCCTTCAGCTTCACCTCTCGGTCCCTGAAGGAAAGATCTTGCGGCCAGCTACCGCCGCGTGTTTTAGCTATTTCAAAATCTCCGAAATGGTGCCTGCACCCACGGTGTGTCCGCCTTCGCGGATGGCGAAACGCAGCCCCTTCTCCATCGCCACCGGAGTGATCAGCTCGATGGCCAGGCTGACGTTGTCTCCCGGCATCACCATCTCCGTTCCCCCGGGCAGCTCCGCCACTCCCGTCACGTCCGTGGTGCGGAAGTAGAACTGCGGCCGGTAGCCC
This genomic stretch from Terriglobales bacterium harbors:
- the tuf gene encoding elongation factor Tu (EF-Tu; promotes GTP-dependent binding of aminoacyl-tRNA to the A-site of ribosomes during protein biosynthesis; when the tRNA anticodon matches the mRNA codon, GTP hydrolysis results; the inactive EF-Tu-GDP leaves the ribosome and release of GDP is promoted by elongation factor Ts; many prokaryotes have two copies of the gene encoding EF-Tu), with amino-acid sequence GYRPQFYFRTTDVTGVAELPGGTEMVMPGDNVSLAIELITPVAMEKGLRFAIREGGHTVGAGTISEILK